A DNA window from Bacillota bacterium contains the following coding sequences:
- a CDS encoding GerMN domain-containing protein, with protein MRKIAVILLVVAMFFAAGYLQQNAKNLAMMGQSVLNRIGIIPSLSANRQAQIELTYIPATSSAPEGRERVTVYFTDPDAMYLVPVSRVISKTEYPVRASLDEFLKGPQADSGLMKAAPPMTINKVTIANGVLAVDIPQQVVEVSSKWGSTGATLALDGILSTCSEQSWVDQVQFLVDGKTTPVLFHGLAASAPFKADHRASDGQKAWVYLALYVGNRAYLVPERVALTSQGPTDAIKKALDLLKQDLVRGDFKLRATVPEAVKVKSVRVEEKTAFVDLSGKVKEAFANDPVRQSLMVDSMILTVTTFPGVDKVQFTLDGKAFDQPFGHVNLGRVLSRPRWVNPEQ; from the coding sequence ATGCGCAAGATCGCGGTGATCCTGCTAGTCGTGGCCATGTTCTTCGCCGCTGGGTACCTCCAGCAGAACGCCAAGAACCTAGCCATGATGGGCCAGTCGGTGCTCAACAGGATCGGGATCATCCCATCGCTGTCGGCCAATCGCCAGGCCCAAATCGAGCTGACCTACATCCCGGCCACCTCCTCGGCGCCTGAGGGGAGGGAGCGGGTGACGGTCTACTTCACCGACCCGGACGCCATGTACCTGGTCCCGGTGTCGCGGGTGATCAGCAAGACCGAGTATCCGGTCCGCGCCTCGCTCGACGAGTTCCTCAAGGGGCCGCAGGCGGACAGCGGGCTGATGAAGGCCGCCCCGCCGATGACCATCAACAAAGTGACCATCGCCAACGGGGTACTGGCGGTGGACATCCCGCAGCAGGTGGTCGAGGTCAGCTCGAAGTGGGGGTCAACCGGCGCCACGCTGGCCCTCGATGGCATCCTGTCGACCTGCTCCGAGCAGTCGTGGGTGGATCAGGTCCAGTTCCTGGTGGATGGGAAGACCACCCCGGTGCTCTTCCACGGCCTGGCCGCCTCGGCCCCGTTCAAGGCCGATCACAGGGCCAGTGACGGCCAGAAGGCCTGGGTCTACCTGGCCCTCTACGTGGGCAACCGGGCCTACCTCGTCCCCGAGCGGGTGGCTTTGACCTCCCAGGGCCCGACCGACGCCATCAAGAAGGCCCTCGACCTCTTGAAGCAGGACCTTGTCCGGGGTGACTTCAAGCTGCGGGCGACCGTTCCCGAAGCGGTCAAAGTCAAGTCGGTCCGCGTCGAGGAGAAGACGGCCTTCGTCGACCTGTCCGGCAAGGTCAAGGAGGCCTTCGCCAACGACCCGGTCCGGCAGTCTCTGATGGTCGACTCGATGATCCTGACGGTGACGACCTTCCCCGGAGTCGACAAGGTCCAGTTCACCTTGGATGGGAAGGCCTTCGATCAGCCGTTCGGTCACGTCAACCTGGGCCGGGTCCTGTCACGACCGCGTTGGGTGAACCCCGAGCAGTAA